Proteins encoded by one window of Roseibium sp. Sym1:
- the radA gene encoding DNA repair protein RadA, whose amino-acid sequence MARRSTSFVCQSCGTVTSKWVGRCENCGEWNTIVEEQTGGGIGGGPGRAARSKGRVVQLVGLSGDSKEAPRIQTKVAELDRVTGGGFVRGSALLVGGDPGIGKSTLLIQAAAQLATLGHKTVYISGEEAIGQVRLRAERLDLSGAPVALAAETSVEDILATLEADKAPALLILDSVQTLWTDQVESPPGTVTQVRASAQAMVRYAKKNGTTLVLVGHVTKDGQIAGPRVVEHMVDAVLYFEGDGAHQYRILRSVKNRFGATDEIGVFEMTGKGLVEVPNPSALFLGDRNTSAPGAAVFAGLEGSRPLLIEIQALVAQSSLGTPRRAVIGWDSARLSMILAVLEARCGVRFSQHDVYLNVAGGLKINEPGADLAVAAALISSLSGLALPANSVYFGEVSLSGAIRPVAQAQSRLKEAEKLGFDQAYCPEGNLKDNAATSFKATGLPELGDFVAKLSAEASASGDN is encoded by the coding sequence ATGGCGCGGCGGTCCACATCATTTGTCTGCCAGTCCTGCGGGACAGTGACCTCCAAGTGGGTTGGCCGCTGTGAAAACTGCGGCGAATGGAACACAATCGTCGAGGAGCAGACCGGCGGCGGCATTGGCGGCGGCCCCGGACGGGCCGCGCGCAGCAAGGGCCGCGTGGTGCAGCTGGTAGGGTTGTCGGGCGACTCGAAGGAAGCCCCGCGCATCCAGACCAAGGTGGCCGAGCTCGACCGGGTCACCGGCGGCGGCTTTGTCCGCGGTTCCGCACTTCTTGTCGGCGGAGACCCGGGCATCGGCAAGTCGACGCTTCTGATTCAGGCCGCAGCCCAGCTCGCCACGCTCGGGCACAAGACCGTCTACATCTCCGGCGAGGAGGCGATCGGCCAGGTCCGCCTCAGGGCGGAGCGGCTCGACCTGTCCGGTGCACCTGTCGCGCTGGCCGCCGAGACCAGCGTGGAAGACATCCTTGCGACGCTGGAGGCGGACAAGGCCCCTGCCCTGCTGATCCTCGATTCCGTTCAGACCCTGTGGACCGACCAGGTCGAATCCCCACCGGGAACCGTCACGCAGGTCCGGGCCTCGGCACAGGCCATGGTGCGCTACGCCAAGAAAAACGGCACGACGCTTGTGCTGGTCGGACACGTCACCAAGGACGGACAGATCGCCGGTCCCCGGGTGGTCGAGCACATGGTCGATGCCGTGCTCTATTTCGAGGGTGACGGGGCACACCAGTACCGGATCCTGCGCTCGGTGAAGAACCGTTTCGGCGCAACCGACGAGATCGGTGTCTTCGAAATGACCGGCAAGGGTCTCGTGGAAGTTCCCAATCCGTCGGCCCTGTTCCTGGGCGACCGCAACACGTCCGCACCCGGCGCCGCGGTCTTTGCCGGGCTGGAAGGCTCCCGCCCGCTTCTCATCGAAATCCAGGCACTGGTGGCACAGTCCTCTCTCGGCACGCCCCGGCGCGCGGTGATCGGTTGGGACAGCGCCCGCCTGTCGATGATCCTGGCGGTTCTTGAAGCGCGTTGCGGCGTACGGTTTTCACAGCACGATGTCTATCTGAATGTGGCCGGCGGCCTGAAAATCAACGAGCCCGGCGCCGACCTCGCGGTGGCCGCGGCCTTGATCTCTTCACTCAGCGGGCTTGCCCTTCCGGCCAATAGCGTCTATTTCGGCGAAGTCAGCCTGTCCGGGGCCATCCGACCGGTGGCCCAGGCGCAATCCAGGCTGAAGGAAGCGGAGAAACTCGGCTTCGACCAGGCGTATTGCCCCGAGGGCAACCTCAAGGACAATGCGGCTACGTCCTTCAAGGCGACCGGACTGCCGGAACTTGGGGACTTTGTTGCCAAACTCTCGGCCGAGGCTAGTGCCTCGGGGGACAATTGA
- the purF gene encoding amidophosphoribosyltransferase, whose product MTGGTEVHDPFDINDDTLREECGVFGILGHEDASALTALGLHALQHRGQEAAGIVTVDNEQFRAERHLGLVGDHFSDADTIERLSGKAAVGHVRYSTTGETILRNVQPLFAELDGGGIAVCHNGNFTNALTLRRQLIRDGAICQSTSDSEVVLQLVARSRKGKIVDRFIEAITQMEGAYSLVALTSKKLIGARDPLGIRPLVLGDLNGAPILASETCALDIIGAKFIREVENGEVIVCTSTGIESHFPFGKQQARPCIFEYIYFSRPDSVVGGRSVYDVRREMGKQLARETHTEADVIVPVPDSGVPAAIGYSQESGVPFELGIIRNHYVGRTFIEPTQQIRALGVKMKHSANRARIEGKRVVLVDDSLVRGTTSVKIVQMMRDAGAKEVHFRLASPPIKYSDYYGIDTPVREKLLAAKYGLEEMRAYIGADSLAFLSVDGIYRAMGFEGRDDANPQFTDHCFTGDYPTPLTDLSEDQDFVSAPRLVEVG is encoded by the coding sequence ATGACTGGCGGAACCGAGGTGCACGACCCGTTCGATATCAACGACGATACGCTGCGTGAAGAATGCGGTGTCTTCGGAATTCTGGGCCATGAGGACGCCAGCGCGCTGACGGCGCTCGGTCTGCATGCGCTCCAGCATCGCGGCCAGGAGGCCGCCGGCATCGTGACCGTCGACAATGAGCAGTTCCGCGCGGAGCGGCATCTCGGCCTCGTCGGCGACCATTTTTCCGATGCGGATACGATCGAACGGCTGAGCGGCAAGGCCGCCGTCGGCCATGTACGCTACTCCACCACCGGCGAGACGATCCTGCGAAACGTGCAGCCGCTATTCGCAGAACTGGATGGCGGCGGGATCGCGGTCTGTCATAACGGCAACTTCACCAACGCACTCACCCTCCGCCGCCAGCTGATCCGTGACGGCGCGATCTGCCAGTCGACTTCCGATTCCGAGGTGGTCCTCCAGCTCGTTGCGCGTTCGCGCAAGGGCAAGATCGTCGATCGCTTCATCGAGGCGATCACGCAGATGGAAGGCGCCTACTCGCTTGTGGCGCTGACGTCGAAGAAACTGATCGGTGCCCGCGATCCGCTCGGCATCCGCCCGCTGGTCCTCGGCGACCTCAACGGCGCTCCGATCCTGGCCTCCGAGACCTGCGCGCTGGACATCATCGGTGCGAAGTTCATCCGGGAAGTCGAAAACGGTGAGGTCATCGTGTGCACCTCGACCGGGATCGAATCCCACTTTCCCTTCGGCAAGCAGCAGGCCCGTCCCTGCATCTTCGAATACATCTATTTCTCGCGGCCCGATTCCGTCGTCGGCGGCCGCAGCGTCTACGACGTGCGCCGGGAGATGGGCAAGCAGCTCGCCCGTGAAACCCACACGGAAGCGGATGTGATTGTTCCGGTGCCGGACAGCGGCGTCCCTGCCGCCATCGGCTACAGCCAGGAAAGCGGCGTGCCGTTCGAACTCGGCATCATCCGCAACCACTATGTCGGCCGGACCTTCATCGAACCGACGCAGCAGATCCGCGCACTCGGCGTGAAGATGAAACACTCCGCCAACCGGGCCCGGATCGAAGGCAAACGCGTCGTGCTGGTCGATGACAGCCTGGTGCGTGGCACCACCTCGGTCAAGATCGTGCAGATGATGCGCGACGCCGGCGCCAAGGAAGTCCATTTCCGCCTGGCCAGCCCGCCGATCAAGTATTCCGACTATTACGGCATCGACACGCCCGTGCGCGAGAAACTTCTGGCCGCCAAATACGGCCTGGAGGAAATGCGCGCCTATATCGGGGCCGACAGCCTCGCCTTCCTGTCCGTGGACGGGATCTACAGGGCCATGGGCTTTGAAGGCCGCGACGATGCCAATCCGCAATTCACCGACCATTGCTTTACCGGCGACTATCCAACGCCGCTGACGGACCTGTCCGAGGATCAGGACTTCGTCAGTGCCCCGCGCCTGGTGGAAGTCGGCTGA
- a CDS encoding CvpA family protein produces MPITLLDGLLLVIMFISAVLAMIRGFVREVLSIVSWVAAAAAAFLLYERVLPYTKQYISHDLVAMGVSAAAVFLVTLLVVSYITMRISDFVLDSRIGALDRTLGFVFGAVRGLLLVVVAMMFFNWFVQPDQQPQWVKTAKSRPILLSIGERLVAVLPEDPEKAILDKIRQNELTSDSASAPAEEPAYSDTERQGLEQLTTDSN; encoded by the coding sequence ATGCCGATAACGCTGCTGGACGGACTGCTCTTGGTCATCATGTTCATTTCGGCGGTCCTTGCGATGATCCGCGGGTTTGTCCGGGAAGTCCTCTCGATCGTTTCCTGGGTGGCTGCGGCAGCTGCGGCGTTCCTGCTCTACGAACGGGTGCTTCCTTACACCAAGCAATATATCTCACACGATCTCGTCGCCATGGGCGTGTCCGCGGCGGCGGTTTTCCTGGTCACCCTGCTGGTCGTGAGCTATATCACCATGCGGATCTCGGACTTCGTGCTCGACAGCCGGATCGGCGCGCTTGACCGGACCCTGGGCTTTGTCTTCGGCGCGGTTCGCGGCCTGCTCCTGGTGGTCGTCGCGATGATGTTCTTCAACTGGTTCGTACAGCCGGACCAGCAGCCGCAATGGGTCAAGACCGCGAAGTCACGGCCGATCCTGCTGTCGATCGGGGAGCGGCTGGTGGCCGTCCTTCCGGAAGACCCGGAAAAGGCGATCCTGGACAAGATCCGTCAGAACGAACTGACAAGCGACAGCGCAAGTGCCCCGGCCGAGGAACCGGCCTATAGTGACACGGAACGTCAGGGCCTCGAACAACTGACGACTGACAGCAACTGA